Within the Sphingobium baderi genome, the region CGTCGCGGATGTCGAGGTGGACGAGGTCAATCAGGCGCTCGACCATTTCGTTTCCAAGGCGAAGAAGCGCACCACCATCGGCTATGGCGCGACCCAGCATATCCGGGGCGCGATGACCAAGGCGCTGGGCGAGGAACGGGCCGAAACCATATTGGCGCGGATCACGCCGCCGACCCGCTCGACCCAGCTTGAGATGCTGAAATGGATGGATGCGAAGGAGATCGCGTCCCTGATCGAGGCGGAGCATCCGCAGATCATGGCGATTGTGCTTGCCCATCTGGAAGCGCCCGTCGCGGCCGATGTGCTGCAACTGCTGCCGGCGGAATATCAGGAAGAGATCGTCTATCGCATCGCCACGCTGGGACCGGTTTCCAACGAGGCCTTGGACGATCTGGAACAGCTTCTGATGCGCGGCCCGGCGACCAAGAAGCAGGGCGCGGCGTCGCAGCGGGGCGGCACCATCGAAGCGGCCGCGATCATGAACAATGTCCGCAAGGATAATGAGCAGCGCATCATCAAGGCGCTGGCCAAGCGGGACAAGATGATCGCCCAGACCATCGAGGAGGAGATGTTCGTCTTCGACAACCTCATCGACATGGACGACAAGAATCTGGGCACGCTGATGCGGACGGTGGACAGTCAGGTGCTGGTGGTTGCACTCAAGGGCGCGAACGAGGTGCTGAAGGCGAAGATCTTCGCCTGCATGTCCGCCCGCGCGGCGCAGGCCATCGCCGACGAGATCGAGGAGCGCGGGCCGATCCGCCTGGCCGAAGTCATCGACGCGCAGAAGCTCATCATCGGCACCGCGCGCCGCATGGCCGACGCGGGCACGATCATGCTGGGCGGCAAGGGGAACGACTTTGTCTAATTTCTGGGCGGCCGAGAGCGGCAGCGACATCGCCAGCATCCCCGTCGCAGGCGTGGCGCGGATCGAAAGCAGCGGTTTCCGCAGCCTCTACACCGCGCCGCCGGGCGCGCAGACGCAGGCGATGCGGATGGCGGCCTATGCCGATGCGGAACCGGAAGGCGATCCGCTGGAGCAGGCGCGGATCGAAGCCTTCGCGCAGGGCTTCGATGAAGGCTGCCGCGTGACCGAAGAGGGCATGGCCAGCGATGCGGAAGCGCGTAACCGGCTGGCCGAGGCGTTGGAGATGCTGACGCCCGCGCCCAGCGGAACCCTGGCCACGATGCTGTCGGCCACGGTCATCCGGCTCGTCTCGCAGATTGTGGGCGAAGTGGCGATCGACGCGGAACTGCTGCAACAGCGGTGCGAAACCATTGCGGCCTTCATCGACGAGAATGAGGGCAAGAGCGCCCTGCACCTGCACCCCGACGACATGCCGCTGGTCGATGGCGGGCAGGTCGGCGTGAAGCTGGTCGCGGACGCGTCGATGAGCCGGGGCTGCGTGCGGCTCGATACGGCTGACGGCTGGGTCGAGGATGGGCCGGACGTGCGGCTCGCCCGGCTGCGCGCTTTGCTCGACGATATGGAGGGCAAGGCATGATCCGGGCCGCCATCGCCCAGGCGGAGACGCTGTTCGATCATTTGCAGGTGCAGAACCGCCAGCCCCGCCATGTGGGACGGCTGGTGAGCCACGATGCCGGTATGCTGGAAGTGACGGGTTTCCGCCGCCCCATCGGCGCGGGCGCGCGGGTGATCGCTTCCGATGGAACGATCGCGCGGGCGGAGGTCGTGGGTTTCCGGGGGGAACGCACGCTGCTGGTGCCGCTCGACAATGGCGCGCCGCTGGAAAATGGTGCGCGGGTCGAACCGGACAGTCAGGCGAACATGGTGCAGGTCGGCGAAGGGCTGATCGGGCGCGTCATCGACGCCATGGGGCAGCCGCTCGACCGCAAGGGACCGATCATCGCGGGCGGAAGCTGGCCGCTGAACGGCGTTCAGGGCAATGTGCTGGATCGCGGGCGCGTGACTGAGCCTTTTGACCTCGGCGTGCGCGCCGTCAATGCGCTGCTGACCGCCGGGCGGGGGCAGCGCATCGCCATCATCGCGGGTTCGGGCGTCGGCAAATCCGTGCTGATGGGCCAGATGATCGCGGGCGCGGAAGCGGATATCGTGATCGCGGGCCTGATCGGCGAGCGTGGACGCGAAGTCAGTGACTTTCTCGAAACCAAGCTCAAGGGCACGATGCACAAGAGCATCGTCGTCGCGGTTCCGGCCGATCATCCGCCGATCCTGCGCCTGCGCGCGGCGGCGCGGGCGACCGCCATCGCCGAATATTTCCGGGCGCGCGGCAAGAAGGTGCTGCTGCTGATCGACAGCCTCACGCGCTGCGCCCATGCCCAGCGGGAAATCGGGCTGGCGCTGGGCGAACCGCCCGCGATGAAGGGCTATCCCCCTTCGGCGCTGGCGCTGATCCCGCGTCTGGTGGAGCGAGCGGGCGTGGATTCGCGCACGGGTGGATCTATTACGGCGCTGTATACGGTGCTGGCCGATGGCGACGACACCGACGATCCCATCGTGGATGCGGCGCGGGCCATTGTGGACGGCCATTTCGTGCTTTCCCGCCATCTGTCGGAGCAGGCGATCTTTCCCGCCATCGACATCGGCAAGTCCCTCTCGCGCGTCATGGCCGATGTGGTGCCGGACGAGCATCGCATGGCGGCGGCGGCCTATCGGCGGCTTTGGGCCGCTTATGAGGAAAATCGCGACCTGATCCTGATGGGCGCCTATCGCCCCGGCAATGATCCGGTGATCGACGAAGCGGTGCAGCGGCGGCAGGAAATCCTGGACTTCATCCAGCAGGACCAGAAAAGCCGCGTCGACCTTTCCACCAGTGCTGACGCGCTGATGGCGGAGTTCGGCGCGTGAAGGGCCTTGTCGCTCGCCGCCAGCGCGTGCTGCGCGTGCGCCATGTGCAACATGCCATGGCGGCGGCGGAAACGGCGCGCGCGCGGGACGAGGCGGAGGGCATCGCCCATAATGCCGAACGCCTGCGCCGAGTGCGGAGCGACCTGTTCCAGGCCGAGGGCGCGGCGAGTGGCGCGTCCTTCGCCGCGATGCAGGAGTTGGCGGGGCGGCTGGAGCAGGCGGGACGCCAGCTTGACGGCGCGCTTTATGATGCGCGGCGCAAGGTGGAGGTGAAAGAGAATCTCAGCCTCGCGGCGAACCGCGACAAGGAAATCGCGACACGATTGAAGGACCGCGCTCGGGCGGACCTGGATGAATGGCGTGAAAGCCGGCTGGCGGCGCTGCCAAGCTATCGCCGGATGCAACGCAGGGGAGATGCGTGACATGAACATGTTGACCAGTCTCAAGACGCTTTTGTTTTCCTCCGCCGCGATGAAGATGCCTCTGGCCGGTGACGGGTCCGGCGCGACCCTTCCGGCGGGAAAGGTTGATTTCGCGGCATTGCTGAACGGTTCCATGAAGGGGCATGTCGCGGTTTCCGATACCCCGGCGTTTTCCGCCGGAGCGACTGCGAAGGAGGGGGTCGTGGACGCAGGGGCGGATGTTGCCGTGCCCCCTCCCGCCGCGCCGCCCGCGACTGACGCCCCATCCATTGCGCCTGAGATGCTGGAAGAGCCGGTCCTTCCGGCTATCCCATCCATCGTTCCGGATATTTCCGCGGCTGTAGAGCGACCGGTCACAGCCGTGCCGCCTGTGGGAACGCCGGTGGACGACGCGGAGAAGGGCGAAGCCACGGACCAGACCGCTGTTTCCGGCGCCGGGATCATCGCGGATTACAAGCCCAGGACCGCCGTGGATCATTTGCCGGAGCAGCCCGCGATTGCCCGTCCCGTACCGGACGACAAGATCGATGAGGCCGAACCTGTGGAGGGCGGAGAACCGGCTGACGAAAATGAGGTGAAGGAAACGGGCGAGGATGTGGCAGCGGTCGCTCCGCCGACTGTCCCTGCCCAGCCAGTGATCGTCGCGCCTGTGCCTGAAATGGTGCGCCCCGCTCCTGTCGATCAGCCTGTGATGGCTGCGGAAAAGGTCAAGGTGGCGGTTTCCACGCCGTCCGTTCCTGCACCGGCGGGGACGGTACGCTCGTCGAGCAAGCCGGAGGTTGCTGCTCAACCGCAGGCAGAACCCGCCGTGCCGAATGACGGAACCCAAAATACCGTTTTGACGGACAAGAAGCCGTCGATTGCTCCTGGCAAAGTCACCAGCAAGGATGCGCTGTTATCGCCCGATGATGAGGCGGCGGCCTCTCCCGTGGTGGGAACAGTTTCGCCGTCCGCCGCGCCCGCCGGTAAATTGGCGCGGTCGGAAGCCCTTTCGCTGCTCCAGATGGTGCGCGAACAGTTTGCGCGGACTTCTCCTGAAACCGCGCGCGTGCCTGAAGCGATGGCGGCGGCGCATAAAGGCGGACGGGATGGTAAGCCGACGATCGCGGAACCCACCATGCCGCCCGCGATAGCCGTCAGTGATGCCGATCCTGCGGGCGCAACGGCTTCCGCCCAGCCGCAGCCTGTGGCCACCGGTGTTCCGGCTCCTGCGGTCGCCGCCATGATGCCGACCGTCGATGTCGGTGCATCGCTGGGCGCGCAGGTGGTCGATATGGGCGTGTCGGGGCAGTGGATCGACGGTCTGGCGCGCGACATTGCCGGTTTGGCGCAGAATGGCGCGCATGGACGCTTCCAGATCAACGCCAGTCAGCTGGGGTCCGTTCAGGTCGATATCCGGCAGGGCGCCGATGGTGCTGCCGTCAGCCTGACGGTCGCCAATGAGGCGGCGGAGATCGCCCTCAAGCAGGACAGCGATCGCCTTCGGCTGGATGCGGGACTGGCGGCCGTTCGTATCGCCGACGTGAAGATCGAGCGCGCGCCGCATGTGGCGGAAGCCGCCCGCCCGGACGGCGCGGGACAATCCGGCAACCAGCAATCGGGGCAGCAGCAGCCGGGGCAGCAATCCTCTTCGCAAGGGTCTGCGTCAGGCTGGCAGGGCGCCGGGCAAGGCGCCGGGCAAGGCATGGCCCAGTCGGAACGCCAGGGCCAATGGCAAGCGCGGGAAAATATCGCCTCCGGCCATAAAGGAAGCGCCGACAGGGCCGTTATTAACCAAAAGGACGCAGGTGACGGCGCAGGCGATGCCCGCCGCGCGCGCTATGCGTGATCGACCAGTTCCAGGGGACATGAACCATGAGCGATGAGGCGAAGGCCAAGAAGAAAAAAGGCGGGAGCATGAAAATGATCATCATGCTTGTCATCGCCACGCTTGTCGGGGGCGCGGGGGCCGCCGGCGGGCTCTATGCGGCCGGTTTCTTCTCGCACAAGGAAGAAGGCCCCAAGGAAGATCCAACCAAGCCTGTGCTGGTGCTGGCGGGCGAAAATGCCGAGGAAGTCGCCAAGGCCCACGGCATGGGCGGCGGCGGGCATGGAGGGGGTGGCGCGGCTGTCGCGGGCCATGCGCCGGGCAAGGGCATCGACCTGCCGACGCCGACGAATCCGACCGCCTATCAGGCGACCTATTTCCAACTGCAGACGCCCTTCACGTCCAACATGTCCGATACGGACGCCTTCGCGCAGATTTCACTCGCCGTGTCGACCTATTACGACATGCGCGTGATCGAGGCGATCAAGACGCATGAGATGGCGATTCGCAGCCAGGTGCTGATGCTGTTGGCGCAACAGCCCGAAACCATGCTGGCGACGCCTGACGGGAAGAAAGAGCTTCAGGTCAAGATCAAGGCCGTTATCAACGATGTTTTGAAGCAAAAGACGGGTTATGGCGGCGTCGATAACGTTTATTTTACCAATTTCGTTATTCAATAGGGCTGCCTGAACGTCGGGAAGTCCCCCGACGAACGGGCTGGGGACTTTCATGAACGACGTTCAATCCTATGCATTGGGACGCGGGGAATCGCAGGCTCCGGTCATGCTGTCCGGACTCGACCGGCTGGGCGAAAAGCTTGGCCGGCGCATCCGCACACTGATCGAGCCGATTTCCGGCATCCGCCCGCATGTGACCGCTGAAGCGACCCGCGTGCTGGAATTCGGCATGTGGTCGGGCGAACTGCCCGACTTCTCCAGCATTTCCTTCTATCGCCTGACCCCGCTCAAGGGGCAGATGCTGCTGCGGATGGACGCGGCGATGATTTCGGTGCTGGTCGACTGCTTTTATGGCGGCGTCGGCAATCGCCCCATGCCGTCCAAGGGGGAATTCACGCCTACCGAAGACCGGTTGATCGCGCGGATCGCCGAAGCGCTCGTAACGCGGCTGATGGAATGTTGGGGCGAGGTGATCGCTCTCGACGCCGGCTTGGTCGCGCGTGAGACCGGGCTAGGTTTTGCCGCCGCCGCGCAGCCGAGCGACCAGATGGTGCTGCAACGCTTCACGATCAGCCTCAGCCGCGATCAGTCATGGCCGATCGACCTGCTGTTTCCGCTTTCCGCCCTGCGGGGCGTCGAGGCGCTGATGGGCGTTCGGATGCCCACGGACGAAGAACATGTCGATCCCGTCTGGCAGGCGCGTATCGCCCGCCAGATGCAGGACATCCGCCTGCCAGCGCGCACTGTGCTGGCGCGGCCCAATCTTTCGCTCGCCGATCTGATGCAGCTCAAGGCGGGCGACGTCATCCCCGTGACCATCGGACGCAGCCTGCCGCTGATCGTCGGCGACCGTATCGTGGCGCACGGAACCATCGGTGAACAGGATGGCCGCGCCGCCTTCCAGATCGAAAAGCTTGCACAAGGACCGGATCAATGAGTGACATGACAGAAGCGCCGCGCATGGACCGGCATGAGGATGCCGCGGTCGGCATGGCCTCCAACCGCCAGTTCAAGCTGCTGGCGGACATTCCCGTCCGCATGTCGGTGGAAGTGGGATCGACGTCCCTGCGCCTGGCGGAGGTCATGGACCTGGCCGAAGGCTCCATCGTGGAACTGGACCGTCAGGCCGATGATCTGCTCGACATCATGGTGAACGGCGCGCTGATCGCCAAGGGCGAGGTGGTGACGGTCAATGGCCGATATGGCATCCGCATCGTCGATATTGCCGCCACCGAAACCCGTCTGGCGGGCGTCGAGCGGCGCGGCTGATCGCAGGCGCAAGTCTTTTCGCTTGCGTTGCGGGCCGTTCTTGCGGATCGGATGGCGCATTAACCATAGTCGCGGGGCCGCTTCATGTTCTGGTACTTCGTCAAACTGCTGATCCTGCTGCCGCTGGTCGGCGGCATGGCCTTCGGCGCGCTGTGGCTGTGGCGCAAATATCAGCCCGGCATGATGGCGGGTCAGGACGGCCGGTCGCTCAAACTGCTTGAGGCATTGCCGATGGGGACGTTCGGCAAGCTGGCGGTGGTGGAGTTTGAGGGGAAGAAAATCCTGCTGTCCGTCACGCGCGGGCGGATCGAGAAGATCGCGGAAGGCGATCCGTTCCGTGCGCGTTAAGACGCTTCTGATCGGTTTTGCACTGCTGGGGGGCGGGTTGCTGCTCGTCCATCCGGCGTTGGCGCAGGCGGTTCCGGCGGCACCCGTCGACAATGGCGGCGCGCTGAGCCGGGCCATGGGGCAGATTTCCGGCGATGGCCGCCCATTGTCGCTGAGTTTGCAGATCCTGGTGCTGATGAGCCTGCTGACGGTGCTGCCGTCGCTCGTGCTCATGATGACCAGCTTCACGCGCATCATCATCGTGCTGTCGCTGTTGCGGCAGGCGCTGGGATTGCAACAGACGCCGCCCAATCAGGTGCTGGTGGGCCTCGCGCTGTTCCTCTCGCTGTTCGTGATGCGCCCTTCCATCGACCAGATCAACGCGCAGGCGTTCGATCCCTATGGCAAGGGCCAGATTTCCATCGAGGAAGCGGTGGGCCGCTCCGGCAAGGTGCTGCACGGCTTCATGGTGAAGCAGACGCGGGAGACGGACCTCAAGCTGTTCGCCAATATGGCCGAAGCGCCCGCTTTCCGGTCGTCCGCCGACATTCCCTTTTCAATCCTGCTGCCCGCCTTCGTGACGAGCGAACTCAAGACCGCCTTCCAGATCGGCTTCATGATCTTCCTGCCGTTCCTCATCATCGACCTTGTCGTGGCGTCCACCTTGATGGCGCTGGGCATGATGATGCTGTCGCCGACGATCATATCCATGCCGTTCAAGCTGCTGCTGTTCGTGCTGGTCGATGGCTGGGCGCTGACCATGGGGTCGCTCGCCGGCTCCTTCGCGACATAGGGCCGGACCGATGGAGAACGCCGATTTCTTCATGGGGCTGGCGCAGCAGGCGCTGTGGATCACGGCGCTGGCGGCGGCGCCGATCCTGATTCCGGCCCTGATCGCGGGCGTGCTGATCGGCATGGTGCAGGCCGCGACCTCCATCAACGAACAGACGTTGAGCTTCATTCCCAAGATCATCGTGGTGTGCGCCATGCTGGCGCTGTTCGGCGGGTCGATCATGGTGCTGGTCGCGGACTTCACTCGCGAAATATTTGAGCGGATACCGGACCTGCTGCAATGATGGCGCCCGGCTTTGCGGGCGTGGAAACACAGCTCTGGATCTGGCTGATCGCGATGATCCGGCCCGGAGCGGCCTTTATCGCCGCGCCGGTATTCGGTGCGCCCGCGGTGCCGTTGCAGTTGCGGCTGATCCTGTCGCTGGCGCTGGGGCTGGCGGCGCTCAACGCCGTGCCGATCCATCTGCCGCAGGACGGCGTGGCGAGCTTCGAAGGCGTGATGCTGGTCGCGGGGGAAGTGCTGGCCGGGCTTGCCATGGGGTTCGCCGTGCAGATCGGCTATGCCGCCGCCTTCGTCGCGGGGGAGGCGATCGGCAACAGCATGGGCCTGGGCTTCGCCGCGATGGTCGATCCGCAATCGGGCCAGTCGACACAGGTGGTGGGGCAGTTCCTGTCCATCCTCGCAACCTTCCTGCTGCTGGCGATGGACGGGCATCTGATGCTGGCGAGCTTCGTGGTGCAAAGCTATCAGGCGCTGCCGCCGGGCGCGGCGATGCTGAGCAACGATGCGGTGTGGCACCTGATCGAATTTGGCGGGGCGCTGCTGGGGGCGGGCGTGACCATCGCGCTGCCGGTGGGCTTCGCGCTGGTGCTGGTGCAGATCGTGATGGGAATGCTGGCGCGGACCGCGCCTTCGCTCAACCTGTTCGCCGTTGGGATGCCGGTTGCGCTGATGGCGGGACTGGTGCTGCTCGCCATCGCCACGCCGGTGATGGGCGAGGGCATTGCCGCCGCGCTCAAGGCCGGGCTGGAGCAGGCCCAGTCGATCGCGGAAGGACGCTGAGCCATGGCGGAGGGCAATAGCGGCGAAAAGACCGAAAAGCCGACACAGAAGAAATTGCAGGACGCCGCCAAGAAGGGCGACATCCTCCAGTCCCGCGAGCTGGGAACCGCGCTGGTGGTGATGGCGGGAATCGGCTGGCTGGCGGTGATGGGGCCTTCGCTTGTCGAGGCTTTGTCGCACATGCTGATCGAAGCGCTGCGTTTCCGGCGGGAGGATATTGTCGACTTCGCGCCCGCCGACCGGGGCATGGCGCTGCTGTCGGGGATCGCGCTGCCGGTGGGCGGCATATTGCTGGCGACGCTGATCGCCGCCATCGCCGCGCCCGCGCTGCTGGGATCGCTGGGGTTTCGGCCGGGAGCGTTCGCGCCCAAGGCGTCGAAGCTCAATCCGGCATCGGGCCTCAAGCGCATGTTCGGCGTCAACGGGCTTATCGAATTGATGAAATCCATGGCGAAGGTCGGCTTGCTCGGCGCGA harbors:
- a CDS encoding flagellar basal body-associated FliL family protein translates to MSDEAKAKKKKGGSMKMIIMLVIATLVGGAGAAGGLYAAGFFSHKEEGPKEDPTKPVLVLAGENAEEVAKAHGMGGGGHGGGGAAVAGHAPGKGIDLPTPTNPTAYQATYFQLQTPFTSNMSDTDAFAQISLAVSTYYDMRVIEAIKTHEMAIRSQVLMLLAQQPETMLATPDGKKELQVKIKAVINDVLKQKTGYGGVDNVYFTNFVIQ
- a CDS encoding FliH/SctL family protein, giving the protein MSNFWAAESGSDIASIPVAGVARIESSGFRSLYTAPPGAQTQAMRMAAYADAEPEGDPLEQARIEAFAQGFDEGCRVTEEGMASDAEARNRLAEALEMLTPAPSGTLATMLSATVIRLVSQIVGEVAIDAELLQQRCETIAAFIDENEGKSALHLHPDDMPLVDGGQVGVKLVADASMSRGCVRLDTADGWVEDGPDVRLARLRALLDDMEGKA
- a CDS encoding flagellar hook-length control protein FliK — translated: MNMLTSLKTLLFSSAAMKMPLAGDGSGATLPAGKVDFAALLNGSMKGHVAVSDTPAFSAGATAKEGVVDAGADVAVPPPAAPPATDAPSIAPEMLEEPVLPAIPSIVPDISAAVERPVTAVPPVGTPVDDAEKGEATDQTAVSGAGIIADYKPRTAVDHLPEQPAIARPVPDDKIDEAEPVEGGEPADENEVKETGEDVAAVAPPTVPAQPVIVAPVPEMVRPAPVDQPVMAAEKVKVAVSTPSVPAPAGTVRSSSKPEVAAQPQAEPAVPNDGTQNTVLTDKKPSIAPGKVTSKDALLSPDDEAAASPVVGTVSPSAAPAGKLARSEALSLLQMVREQFARTSPETARVPEAMAAAHKGGRDGKPTIAEPTMPPAIAVSDADPAGATASAQPQPVATGVPAPAVAAMMPTVDVGASLGAQVVDMGVSGQWIDGLARDIAGLAQNGAHGRFQINASQLGSVQVDIRQGADGAAVSLTVANEAAEIALKQDSDRLRLDAGLAAVRIADVKIERAPHVAEAARPDGAGQSGNQQSGQQQPGQQSSSQGSASGWQGAGQGAGQGMAQSERQGQWQARENIASGHKGSADRAVINQKDAGDGAGDARRARYA
- the fliG gene encoding flagellar motor switch protein FliG; translation: MPEAASATPAALKGSAAAAVLLMLFNEDEAAQILSRLEPDEVRQLGNAMYDVADVEVDEVNQALDHFVSKAKKRTTIGYGATQHIRGAMTKALGEERAETILARITPPTRSTQLEMLKWMDAKEIASLIEAEHPQIMAIVLAHLEAPVAADVLQLLPAEYQEEIVYRIATLGPVSNEALDDLEQLLMRGPATKKQGAASQRGGTIEAAAIMNNVRKDNEQRIIKALAKRDKMIAQTIEEEMFVFDNLIDMDDKNLGTLMRTVDSQVLVVALKGANEVLKAKIFACMSARAAQAIADEIEERGPIRLAEVIDAQKLIIGTARRMADAGTIMLGGKGNDFV
- a CDS encoding FliI/YscN family ATPase; this encodes MIRAAIAQAETLFDHLQVQNRQPRHVGRLVSHDAGMLEVTGFRRPIGAGARVIASDGTIARAEVVGFRGERTLLVPLDNGAPLENGARVEPDSQANMVQVGEGLIGRVIDAMGQPLDRKGPIIAGGSWPLNGVQGNVLDRGRVTEPFDLGVRAVNALLTAGRGQRIAIIAGSGVGKSVLMGQMIAGAEADIVIAGLIGERGREVSDFLETKLKGTMHKSIVVAVPADHPPILRLRAAARATAIAEYFRARGKKVLLLIDSLTRCAHAQREIGLALGEPPAMKGYPPSALALIPRLVERAGVDSRTGGSITALYTVLADGDDTDDPIVDAARAIVDGHFVLSRHLSEQAIFPAIDIGKSLSRVMADVVPDEHRMAAAAYRRLWAAYEENRDLILMGAYRPGNDPVIDEAVQRRQEILDFIQQDQKSRVDLSTSADALMAEFGA
- the fliN gene encoding flagellar motor switch protein FliN, which translates into the protein MSDMTEAPRMDRHEDAAVGMASNRQFKLLADIPVRMSVEVGSTSLRLAEVMDLAEGSIVELDRQADDLLDIMVNGALIAKGEVVTVNGRYGIRIVDIAATETRLAGVERRG
- the fliR gene encoding flagellar biosynthetic protein FliR → MMAPGFAGVETQLWIWLIAMIRPGAAFIAAPVFGAPAVPLQLRLILSLALGLAALNAVPIHLPQDGVASFEGVMLVAGEVLAGLAMGFAVQIGYAAAFVAGEAIGNSMGLGFAAMVDPQSGQSTQVVGQFLSILATFLLLAMDGHLMLASFVVQSYQALPPGAAMLSNDAVWHLIEFGGALLGAGVTIALPVGFALVLVQIVMGMLARTAPSLNLFAVGMPVALMAGLVLLAIATPVMGEGIAAALKAGLEQAQSIAEGR
- a CDS encoding flagellar motor switch protein FliM, giving the protein MNDVQSYALGRGESQAPVMLSGLDRLGEKLGRRIRTLIEPISGIRPHVTAEATRVLEFGMWSGELPDFSSISFYRLTPLKGQMLLRMDAAMISVLVDCFYGGVGNRPMPSKGEFTPTEDRLIARIAEALVTRLMECWGEVIALDAGLVARETGLGFAAAAQPSDQMVLQRFTISLSRDQSWPIDLLFPLSALRGVEALMGVRMPTDEEHVDPVWQARIARQMQDIRLPARTVLARPNLSLADLMQLKAGDVIPVTIGRSLPLIVGDRIVAHGTIGEQDGRAAFQIEKLAQGPDQ
- the fliQ gene encoding flagellar biosynthesis protein FliQ, encoding MENADFFMGLAQQALWITALAAAPILIPALIAGVLIGMVQAATSINEQTLSFIPKIIVVCAMLALFGGSIMVLVADFTREIFERIPDLLQ
- a CDS encoding FliO/MopB family protein, producing MFWYFVKLLILLPLVGGMAFGALWLWRKYQPGMMAGQDGRSLKLLEALPMGTFGKLAVVEFEGKKILLSVTRGRIEKIAEGDPFRAR
- the fliP gene encoding flagellar type III secretion system pore protein FliP (The bacterial flagellar biogenesis protein FliP forms a type III secretion system (T3SS)-type pore required for flagellar assembly.), which translates into the protein MRVKTLLIGFALLGGGLLLVHPALAQAVPAAPVDNGGALSRAMGQISGDGRPLSLSLQILVLMSLLTVLPSLVLMMTSFTRIIIVLSLLRQALGLQQTPPNQVLVGLALFLSLFVMRPSIDQINAQAFDPYGKGQISIEEAVGRSGKVLHGFMVKQTRETDLKLFANMAEAPAFRSSADIPFSILLPAFVTSELKTAFQIGFMIFLPFLIIDLVVASTLMALGMMMLSPTIISMPFKLLLFVLVDGWALTMGSLAGSFAT